One Lucilia cuprina isolate Lc7/37 chromosome 4, ASM2204524v1, whole genome shotgun sequence DNA segment encodes these proteins:
- the LOC124419706 gene encoding protein stunted-like: protein MTNYWREVGMNYIQYSNICAKVVRQALRADLRADAFKRDISHVKFTQWKDGKPVAKQEEDGGVKK, encoded by the coding sequence ATGACTAACTACTGGCGAGAAGTTGGTATGAATTATATACAATATTCGAATATTTGTGCTAAAGTTGTGCGTCAAGCCCTACGAGCTGATTTGCGAGCAGATGCTTTCAAACGTGATATTAGTCATGTCAAATTTACCCAATGGAAAGATGGTAAACCAGTAGCCAAACAAGAAGAAGATGGTGgtgtaaagaaataa
- the LOC111679370 gene encoding phenoloxidase-activating factor 2, with amino-acid sequence MDLHGKTIRKTSYLLWWLSCCCLAGSIQGLTFVKNKPSKQFTFDTSENSQQPLPQTKAVSSDATGLTRQLISGTLTPNIVNTATHCICVPAGSCPNPLPPPPTDGSGQIDIRIVNNPVVVTTLAPFTCGYSLSVCCQAGPYQCGHHYPPPPGSLPAGPGQAEFGEYPWQAALLTITEVYLGSGALITAQHVLTVAHKVYNVAMNSFKVRLGEWDAAGTAEPIPAQDVMVSNIYIHPNFNKDNLQNDVAILKLATPVSLTSKSTIGTVCLPSISFVGQRCYVAGWGKNDFGPTGAYQAIQREVDVPLIPNANCQAALRNTRLGATFVLNNSSFICAGGEAGKDACTGDGGSPLVCQNNGIWYVVGMVAWGIGCASAGVPGVYVNVATYLPWIQTILAS; translated from the exons ATGGATTTACATGGGAAAACGATAAGAAAAACCAGTTACCTTTTATGGTGGCTGTCCTGTTGCTGTTTGGCTGGCAGCATACAAGGAttaacatttgtaaaaaataaaccatCGAAACAATTTACATTTGATACCAGTGAGAATAGTCAGCAACCATTGCCACAAACGAAAGCTGTTTCAAGTGATGCAACAG GTCTAACGCGTCAACTTATAAGTGGAACTCTAACGCCTAACATTGTAAATACAGCCACTCATTGTATATGTGTACCAGCTGGTTCCTGTCCGAATCCCTTACCACCACCACCCACTGATGGTAGTGGTCAAATTGATATACGTATAGTAAATAAT CCTGTGGTAGTCACTACACTTGCACCATTCACCTGTGGTTATAGTTTAAGTGTTTGCTGTCAGGCAGGTCCGTATCAGTGTGGTCATCATTATCCCCCACCACCTGGTAGTTTACCCGCTGGTCCTGGCCAGGCTGAATTTGGTGAATATCCCTGGCAGGCAGCATTGCTAACTATCACCGAGGTATATTTGGGTTCTGGAGCTCTAATAACGGCACAACATGTCTTGACGGTGGCCCACAAGGTGTACAATGTGGC CATGAACTCTTTTAAAGTACGTTTAGGGGAATGGGATGCAGCCGGTACTGCTGAACCTATACCGGCTCAAGATGTTATGGTTTCCAATATCTATATACATCCCAATTtcaataaagataatctacaaaATGATGTGGCCATTTTAAAATTAGCCACACCGGTATCATTGACCTCTAAGTCTACTATCGGTACCGTTTGTTTGCCTAGCATATCATTTGTGGGTCAACGTTGTTATGTGGCCGGTTGGGGTAAGAATGATTTTGGTCCCACTGGTGCCTATCAGGCTATACAACGTGAAGTAGATGTACCGCTTATACCGAATGCCAATTGTCAGGCCGCTCTACGTAATACACGTTTGGGTGccacttttgttttaaacaattccAGTTTTATATGTGCTGGTGGGGAAGCGGGTAAAGATGCCTGTACG GGCGACGGTGGTTCACCTTTAGTTTGTCAAAATAATGGCATTTGGTATGTAGTCGGTATGGTAGCATGGGGTATTGGTTGTGCCTCAGCAGGTGTACCTGGTGTTTATGTTAATGTTGCCACATATTTACCATGGATACAAACGATTTTAGCTTCATAG